The following are encoded in a window of Urocitellus parryii isolate mUroPar1 chromosome 7, mUroPar1.hap1, whole genome shotgun sequence genomic DNA:
- the Plec gene encoding plectin isoform X12, whose product MVAGMLMPLDQLRAIYEVLFREGVMVAKKDRRPRSLHPHVPGVTNLQVMRAMASLRARGLVRETFAWRHFYWFLTNEGITHLRQHLHLPPEILPASLQRVRRPFTMVMPARRTPHVQAVEGPLGCPPKRGPQLSEDPAPEERRAYRRKEAEEGSPEAPVVPTTTLGALARRGLEPTPATDERDRVQKKTFTKWVNKHLIKAQRHISDLYEDLRDGHNLISLLEVLSGDSLPREKGRMRFHKLQNVQIALDYLRHRQVKLVNIRNDDIADGNPKLTLGLIWTIILHFQISDIQVSGQSEDMTAKEKLLLWSQRMVEGYQGLRCDNFTSSWRDGRLFNAIIHRHKPMLIDMNKVYHQTNLENLDQAFSVAERDLGVTRLLDPEDVDVPQPDEKSIITYVSSLYDAMPRVPGAQDGVRANELQLRWQEYRELVVLLLQWIRHHTAAFEERKFPSSFEEIEILWCQFLKFKETELPAKEADKNRSKGIYQSLEGAVQAGQLKVPPGYHPLDVEKEWGKLHVAILEREKQLRSEFERLECLQRIVSKLQMEAGLCEEQLNQADALLQSDVRLLASGKGPQRAGEVERDLDKADGMIRLLFNDVQTLKDGRHPQGEQMYRRVYRLHERLVAIRTEYNLRLKAGVAGPVTQVTLQSTQRRPEVEDSTLRYLQDLLAWVEENQRRVDSAEWGVDLPSVEAQLGSHRGLHQSIEEFRAKIERARSDEGQLSPASRGAFRDCLGRLDLQYAKLLNSSKARLRFLDSLHGFVAAATKELMWLNEKEEEEVGFDWSDRNANMAAKKESYSALMRELELKEKKIKEIQNTGDRLLREDHPARPTVESFQAALQTQWSWMLQLCCCIEAHLKENTAYFQFFSDVREAEEQLQKLQETLRRKYSCDRSITVTRLEDLLQDAQDEKEQLNEYKGHLSGLAKRAKAIVQLKPRNPAYPIRGHVPLLAVCDYKQVEVTVHKGDQCQLMGPAQPSHWKVLSSSGSEAAVPSVCFLVPPPNQEAQEAITRLEAQHQALVALWHQLHVDMKSLLAWQSLSRDVQLIRSWSLVTFRTLKPEEQRQALRSLELHYQAFLRDSQDAGSFGPEDRLVAEREYSSCSRHYQQLLQSLEQGEQEESRCQRCISELKDIRLQLEACETRTVHRLRLPLDKEPARECAQRIAEQQKAQAEVEGLGKGVARLSAEAEKVLALPEPSPAAPTLRSELELTLGKLEQVRSLSAIYLEKLKTISLVIRSTQGAEEVLKAHEEQLKEAQAVPSTLPELEATKAALKKLRAQAEAQQPVFDALREELRGAQEVGERLQQRHGERDVEVERWRERVTQLLERWQAVLAQTDVRQRELEQLGRQLRYYRESADPLSAWLQDAKRRQEQIQAVPMANIQAVREQLRQEKALLEEIERHGEKVEECQRFAKQYINAIKDYELQLVTYKAQLEPVASPAKKPKVQSGSESVIQEYVDLRTRYSELTTLTGQYIKFVSETLRRMEEEEMQTVQQEQMLQETQALQQSFLSEKDSLLQRERFIEQEKAKLEQLFQDEVAKAQQLREEQQRQQQQMEQEKQQLMASMEEARRRQREAEEGVRRKQEELQHLEEQRQKQEKLLAEENQRLRERLQRLEEEHRAALAHSEEIAATKALPNGRDAPDGPTVEVEPEHSFEGLRQRVPARRLQEAGILSPEELQRLVQGHTTVAELAQRRDVQQYLQGRSSIAGLLLKPTNEKLSVYTALRRQLLSPGTALILLEAQAASGFLLDPVRNRRLTVNEAVKEGVVGPELHHKLLSAERAVTGYKDPYTGEQISLFQAMKKDLIVRDHGIRLLEAQIATGGVIDPVHSHRVPVEVAYQRGYFDEEMSRVLADPSDDTKGFFDPNTHENLTYLQLLERCVEDPETGLRLLPLTDKAAKGGELVYTDSEARDVFEKATVSAPFGKFQGKTVTIWEIINSEYFTAEQRRDLLRQFRTGRITVEKIIKIVITVVEEHEQKSQLCFEGLRALVPAAELLESGIIDHDLYRQLQRGERSVREVAEVDSVRRALRGASVIAGVWLEEAGQKLSIYEALKKDLLQPDVAVALLEAQAGTGHIIDPATSARLTVDEAVRAGLVGPELHEKLLSAEKAVTGYRDPYSGQIASLFQALKKGLIPREHGLRLLDAQLSTGGIVDPSKSHRVSLDVAYTRGHLDKETSRALLEPREDAKVYLDPSTREPVTYGQLQQRCRPDKLTGLSLLPLSEKAARAQQEEVYSELQARETLEKATVEVPVGSFKGRTVTVWELISSEYFTEEQRQELLRQLRTGKVTVEKVIKILITIIEEVETKRQEQLSFTGLRAPVPASELLAARILSRAQFEQLKDGRTSVKDLLEVGSVRTLLQGSGCLAGIYLEDSKEKVTIYEAMRRGLLRPSTATLLLEAQAATGFLVDPVRNQRLYVHEAVKAGVVGPELHEKLLSAEKAVTGYKDPYSGTTISLFQAMKKGLVLREHAIRLLEAQIATGGIIDPVHSHRLPVEVAYQRGYFDEEMSRVLADPSDDTKGFFDPNTHENLTYLQLLERCVEDPETGLRLLPLKGAEKAEVVETTQVYTEEETRRAFEETQIDIPGGGSRGGSTMSLWEVMQSDLIPEDQRARLMADFQAGRVTKERMIIIIIEIIEKTEIIRQQNLTSYDYVRRRLTAEDLYEARIISLETYNLLREGTKSLREVLEAESAWRYLYGTGSVAGVYLPGSRQTLTIYQALKKGLLSAEVARLLLEAQAATGFLLDPVKGERLTVDEAVRKGLVGPELHDRLLSAERAVTGYRDPYTEQTISLFQAMKKELIPAEEALRLLDAQLATGGIVDPRLGFHLPLEVAYQRGYLNKDTHDQLSEPSEVRSYVDPSTDERLSYTQLLRRCRRDESSGQMLLPLSDARKLTFRGLRKQITVEELVRSQVMDEATALQLQEGLTSIEEVTKNLQKFLEGTSCIAGVFVDATKERLSVYQAMKKGIIRPGTAFELLEAQAATGYVIDPIKGLKLTVEEAVRMGIVGPEFKDKLLSAERAVTGYKDPYSGKLISLFQAMKKGLILKDHGIRLLEAQIATGGIIDPEESHRLPVEVAYKRGLFDEEMNEILTDPSDDTKGFFDPNTEENLTYLQLMERCITDPQTGLCLLPLKEKKRERKTSSKSSVRKRRVVIVDPETGKEMSVYEAYRKGLIDHQTYLELSEQECEWEEITISSSDGVVKSMIIDRRSGRQYDIDDAITKNLIDRSALDQYRAGTLSITEFADMLSGNAGGFRSRSSSVGSSSSYPISPAVSRTQLASWSDPTEETGPVAGILDTETLEKVSITEAMHRNLVDNITGQRLLEAQACTGGIIDPSTGERFPVTEAVNKGLVDKIMVDRINLAQKAFCGFEDPRTKTKMSAAQALKKGWLYYEAGQRFLEVQYLTGGLIEPDLPGRVPLDEALQRGTVDARTAQKLRDVSAYSKYLTCPKTKLKISYKDALDRSMVEEGTGLRLLEASAQSSKGYYSPYSVSGSGSTAGSRTGSRTGSRAGSRRGSFDATGSGFSMTFSSSSYSSSGYGRRYASGPSTSLGGPESAVA is encoded by the exons ATGAGCGGGACCGTGTGCAGAAGAAAACCTTCACCAAGTGGGTCAACAAACACCTCATCAAG gcccaaaggcacaTCAGTGACCTGTATGAAGACCTTCGCGATGGCCACAACCTCATCTCTCTACTGGAGGTCCTCTCTGGGGACAGCCTG CCCCGGGAGAAGGGGAGGATGCGCTTCCATAAGCTGCAGAATGTCCAGATTGCCCTGGACTACCTCCGGCACCGCCAG GTGAAGTTGGTGAACATCAGGAACGATGACATCGCTGATGGCAACCCTAAGCTTACCCTAGGCCTGATCTGGACAATCATCCTGCACTTCCAG ATCTCAGACATCCAGGTGAGCGGGCAGTCAGAGGACATGACAGCCAAGGAGAAGCTGCTGCTGTGGTCACAGCGCATGGTGGAGGGCTACCAGGGCCTGCGCTGCGACAATTTTACTTCCAGCTGGCGTGATGGCCGCCTCTTCAATGCCATTATCCACCGGCACAA GCCCATGCTCATAGACATGAATAAGGTGTACCATCAAACCAACCTGGAGAACCTGGACCAGGCCTTCTCTGTAGCAGAGCGGGACCTAGGAGTGACTCGGCTTCTGGACCCCGAGG ATGTGGATGTCCCTCAGCCTGATGAGAAGTCCATCATCACCTACGTCTCGTCCTTGTATGACGCCATGCCCCGTGTGCCGGGCGCCCAGGACGGGGTGAGGGCTAAT GAGCTGCAGCTTCGATGGCAGGAGTACCGGGAGctggtggtgctgctgctgcagtGGATACGGCACCACACTGCTGCCTTTGAGGAGCGCAAGTTCCCCTCCAGCTTTGAAGAGATTGAG ATCCTTTGGTGCCAGTTCTTGAAGTTTAAGGAGACAGAGCTTCCAGCCAAGGAGGCAGACAAGAACAGGTCCAAGGGCATCTACCAGTCCCTAGAA GGAGCCGTGCAAGCAGGCCAACTCAAAGTACCCCCTGGCTACCACCCCTTGGATGTGGAGAAGGAGTGGGGCAAGCTACACGTGGCCATTCTGGAGCGGGAGAAGCAGCTTAGGAGCGAGTTTGAGAG GCTGGAGTGTCTTCAGCGCATTGTGAGCAAATTACAGATGGAGGCTGGGCTTTGCGAGGAGCAGTTGAACCAGGCCGACGCCCTTCTGCAGTCg GATGTCCGGCTACTGGCCTCAGGCAAGGGGCCACAACGGGCAGGGGAGGTGGAACGGGACCTGGACAAGGCAGATGGCATGATCCGGCTACTGTTCAATGACGTGCAAACCCTTAAGGATGGGCGGCACCCGCAGGGCGAGCAGATGTACCGCAG GGTGTACCGCCTGCATGAGCGCCTGGTGGCCATCCGCACCGAGTACAACCTCCGGCTGAAGGCAGGCGTGGCAGGCCCTGTGACCCAGGTGACCCTGCAGAGCACACAGAGGCGACCCGAGGTGGAGGACTCCACCCTGCGCTACTTGCAGGACCTGCTGGCCTGGGTGGAGGAAAACCAGCGCCGCGTGGACAGTGCTGAGTGGGGTGTGGACTTGCCGAGTGTGGAGGCACAGCTTGGTAGCCACCGAGGCCTGCACCAGTCCATTGAGGAGTTTCGGGCTAAGATCGAGCGGGCGCGCAGTGATGAG GGCCAGCTTTCCCCTGCCTCCCGGGGTGCCTTCCGTGACTGCCTGGGTCGACTAGACCTGCAGTATGCCAAGCTGCTG AACTCCTCCAAGGCCCGCCTCCGGTTCCTGGACAGCTTGCATGGCTTTGTGGCAGCTGCTACCAAAGAGCTGATGTGGCTgaatgagaaggaggaggaggaggtgggcttTGACTGGAGTGACCGCAATGCCAACATGGCTGCCAAGAAGGAGAGCTACTCG GCCCTTATGCGTGAACTGGagctgaaggaaaagaaaatcaaggagaTTCAGAATACTGGAGACCGACTGCTGCGAGAGGACCACCCTGCGCGGCCTACAGTGGAG TCTTTCCAGGCAGCCCTGCAGACCCAGTGGAGCTGGATGCTACAGCTGTGTTGCTGTATTGAGGCTCACCTGAAGGAGAACACCGCCTACTTCCAG TTCTTCTCAGATGTGCGAGAGGCTGAGGAGCAGCTGCAAAAGCTACAGGAGACATTGCGAAGGAAGTACAGTTGTGACCGCTCCATCACTGTCACCCGGCTTGAGGACCTGCTGCAAGAtgcccag GATGAGAAGGAGCAGCTGAATGAGTATAAGGGGCACCTCTCTGGCTTGGCCAAGAGAGCCAAGGCCATTGTGCAGCTGAAACCTCGCAACCCGGCTTACCCCATCCGAGGCCATGTGCCCCTGCTGGCCGTGTGTGATTACAAGCAGGTGGAG GTGACTGTGCACAAGGGTGACCAGTGCCAGCTGATGGGCCCTGCTCAGCCATCTCACTGGAAAGTGCTTAGCAGCTCTGGCAGTGAGGCTGCTGTGCCCTCCGTGTGCTTCCTTGTGCCCCCACCCAACCAGGAAGCCCAGGAAGCCATCACCAG GCTGGAGGCCCAGCACCAGGCCCTCGTGGCACTGTGGCACCAGCTGCATGTGGACATGAAGAGCCTTCTGGCATGGCAGAGCCTCAGCCGTGATGTGCAGCTCATCCGTTCCTGGTCCCTGGTCACG TTCCGCACATTGAAGCCTGAGGAACAGCGCCAAGCCCTACGCAGCCTGGAGCTGCACTACCAGGCCTTCCTGCGGGACAGCCAGGATGCTGGCAGCTTTGGGCCAGAGGACCGGCTGGTGGCAGAACGCGAGTACAGCTCTTGTAGCCGCCATTACCAGCAGCTGCTACAGAGCTTGGAGCAGG GTGAGCAGGAGGAGTCTCGCTGCCAGCGCTGCATCTCAGAGCTCAAGGACATCCGGCTGCAGCTGGAGGCCTGTGAGACTCGCACTGTGCACCGTCTTCGGCTGCCACTAGACAAAGAGCCTGCGCGGGAGTGTGCCCAGCGCATCGCCGAGCAGCAG AAAGcgcaggctgaggtggaagggCTGGGCAAGGGGGTTGCCCGACTCTCAGCCGAGGCCGAGAAGGTCCTGGCCCTGCCTGAACCGTCACCTGCTGCCCCGACTCTGCGCTCAGAGCTGGAGCTGACCCTTGGCAAGCTGGAGCAGGTCCGCAGCTTGTCTGCCATCTACCTGGAGAA GCTCAAGACCATCAGCCTGGTGATCCGCAgcactcagggggctgaggaagTTCTCAAGGCCCATGAGGAGCAGCTTAAGGAGGCCCAGGCTGTGCCTTCCACCCTCCCAGAGCTCGAGGCCACCAAGGCTGCACTCAAG AAGCTACGGGCCCAGGCAGAGGCTCAGCAGCCTGTGTTTGATGCCCTGAGGGAGGAGCTGCGAGGGGCGCAGGAAGTGGGTGAGCGGCTGCAGCAGCGGCATGGTGAGCGGGACGTGGAGGTGGAGCGCTGGCGTGAGCGGGTCACCCAGCTGCTAGAGCGCTGGCAGGCAGTGCTGGCCCAGACTGATGTGCGGCAGCGTGAGCTGGAACAGCTGGGCCGCCAGCTGCGCTACTATCGTGAGAGTGCAGACCCACTGAGCGCCTGGCTGCAGGATGCTAAGCGGCGGCAGGAGCAGATCCAGGCTGTGCCGATGGCAAACATTCAGGCTGTGCGAGAGCAACTGCGTCAGGAGAAG GCCCTGCTGGAGGAGATTGAGCGCCACGGTGAGAAGGTTGAGGAGTGCCAGAGGTTCGCCAAGCAGTACATCAATGCCATTAAG GACTATGAGCTCCAGCTGGTCACCTACAAGGCACAGCTTGAACCAGTGGCCTCCCCAGCCAAGAAGCCCAAGGTCCAGTCTGGATCAGAGAGTGTCATCCAGGAG TATGTGGACCTGCGGACACGCTACAGTGAGCTGACCACGCTTACTGGTCAGTACATCAAGTTCGTCAGTGAGACCCTGCGGcgcatggaggaggaggag ATGCAGACAGTACAGCAAGAGCAGATGCTCCAGGAGACACAGGCCTTGCAGCAGAGCTTCCTGTCCGAGAAGGACAGCCTGCTGCAGCGGGAGCGCTTCATTGAGCAGGAAAAGGCTAAGCTAGAGCAGCTTTTCCAGGACGAGGTAGCCAAGGCACAGCAGCTCCGTGAGgagcagcagcggcagcagcagcagatggAACAGGAGAAGCAGCAGCTGATGGCCAGCATGGAGGAGGCCCGGCGTCGGCAGCGTGAGGCAGAAGAAGGTGTACGTCGCAAGCAGGAGGAGCTGCAGCACCTGGAAGAGCAGCGGCAGAAGCAGGAGAAGCTGCTGGCTGAGGAGAACCAGAGGCTGCGTGAACGGCTGCAGCGCTTAGAGGAGGAGCATCGGGCAGCACTAGCACACTCTGAGGAGATCGCTGCCACGAAGGCCTTGCCCAATGGCCGGGACGCACCCGATGGCCCAACTGTGGAGGTGGAGCCCGAGCACAGCTTTGAGGGTTTACGACAGAGAGTGCCAGCCCGGCGGCTGCAGGAGGCTGGCATCCTGAGCCCAGAGGAGCTGCAGCGGCTGGTGCAGGGCCACACCACGGTGGCTGAGCTTGCGCAGCGTCGGGATGTGCAACAATACCTGCAGGGCCGCAGCAGCATTGCCGGGCTGCTGCTGAAGCCCACCAATGAGAAGCTGAGTGTCTACACGGCCCTGCGGAGGCAGCTGCTAAGCCCTGGCACCGCTCTCATCCTGCTTGAGGCCCAGGCAGCCTCAGGCTTCTTGCTGGACCCTGTGCGGAATCGACGACTGACTGTGAATGAGGCCGTGAAGGAGGGTGTTGTGGGCCCTGAGCTGCACCACAAGTTGCTATCTGCTGAGCGGGCTGTCACTGGCTATAAAGACCCCTACACTGGAGAGCAGATCTCGCTCTTCCAGGCCATGAAGAAGGACCTCATCGTCAGGGACCACGGCATCCGCCTGCTGGAGGCCCAGATCGCCACGGGCGGCGTCATCGACCCGGTGCACAGCCACCGCGTGCCCGTGGAGGTGGCCTACCAGCGCGGCTACTTCGATGAGGAGATGAGCCGCGTTCTGGCGGACCCGAGCGACGACACCAAGGGCTTCTTCGACCCCAACACCCACGAGAACCTCACCTACCTGCAGCTGCTGGAGCGCTGTGTGGAGGACCCCGAGACGGGCCTGCGCCTCCTGCCACTCACAGATAAGGCTGCCAAGGGTGGTGAGCTGGTGTATACTGACTCTGAGGCCCGGGATGTCTTTGAGAAGGCCACTGTGTCTGCACCATTCGGCAAATTCCAGGGCAAGACGGTGACCATCTGGGAGATCATCAATTCAGAATACTTCACAGCGGAGCAGCGGCGTGACCTGCTGCGGCAGTTCCGCACAGGCCGCATCACAGTGGAGAAGATCATCAAGATTGTCATCACTGTCGTAGAGGAGCACGAGCAGAAGAGCCAGCTCTGCTTTGAGGGCCTGCGTGCCCTGGTGCCTGCTGCCGAACTGCTGGAAAGTGGGATCATCGACCATGACCTCTACCGTCAGCTGCAGCGGGGCGAGCGCTCTGTGAGAGAGGTGGCTGAGGTGGACTCTGTGCGGAGGGCCCTGCGGGGTGCCAGTGTCATTGcaggtgtgtggctggaggaggcaggacagAAGCTGAGTATCTATGAGGCCCTGAAGAAAGACCTCCTGCAGCCGGATGTGGCTGTGGCCCTGTTAGAGGCCCAGGCCGGCACTGGGCACATCATTGATCCTGCCACTAGTGCCCGGCTGACTGTGGATGAGGCAGTACGTGCAGGTCTGGTGGGCCCTGAGCTTCATGAGAAGCTGCTGTCGGCTGAGAAGGCCGTGACGGGCTATAGGGACCCCTATTCGGGGCAGATTGCCTCCTTGTTCCAGGCTCTGAAGAAAGGCCTCATCCCTCGGGAGCATGGCCTGCGCCTGCTAGATGCCCAGCTGTCCACAGGTGGCATTGTGGACCCCAGCAAGAGCCACCGTGTGTCCCTGGATGTTGCATACACCCGGGGCCATCTGGACAAGGAGACCAGCAGGGCCCTGTTGGAACCCAGGGAGGACGCCAAGGTCTACCTTGATCCCAGCACACGGGAGCCAGTCACCTATGGCCAGCTCCAGCAGCGGTGCCGGCCTGACAAGCTGACTGGGCTGAGCCTGCTGCCACTCTCAGAGAAGGCTGCCCGGGCCCAGCAGGAGGAGGTCTACTCTGAGCTTCAGGCCCGTGAGACCTTGGAGAAGGCTACGGTTGAAGTCCCCGTGGGCAGCTTCAAAGGCAGGACAGTGACGGTGTGGGAGCTCATCAGCTCTGAGTATTTCACAGAGGAGCAGCGGCAGGAGCTGCTGCGGCAGCTCCGTACTGGCAAGGTGACTGTGGAGAAGGTCATTAAGATCCTCATCACTATCATCGAGGAGGTAGAGACCAAGAGGCAGGAGCAACTGTCCTTCACTGGCCTCCGTGCCCCTGTGCCAGCCAGTGAGCTCTTGGCTGCCAGGATCCTCAGCAGGGCCCAGTTTGAGCAGCTCAAGGATGGCAGGACCTCTGTCAAGGATCTCTTGGAGGTGGGCTCCGTGCGGACGCTGCTACAGGGCAGTGGCTGCCTGGCTGGTATCTACCTGGAGGACTCCAAGGAGAAAGTGACCATCTACGAGGCCATGCGCCGGGGTTTGCTCAGACCCAGCACGGCCACGCTCCTGCTCGAGGCCCAAGCAGCCACTGGCTTCCTGGTGGACCCGGTGCGGAACCAGCGCCTGTATGTCCATGAGGCAGTGAAAGCAGGTGTCGTGGGCCCTGAGCTACATGAGAAGCTGCTGTCCGCTGAGAAGGCCGTCACCGGCTACAAGGACCCCTACTCGGGCACCACCATCTCACTCTTCCAGGCCATGAAGAAGGGCCTGGTTCTCAGGGAGCATGCCATCCGTCTGCTGGAGGCCCAGATCGCCACGGGTGGCATCATCGATCCCGTGCACAGCCACCGCCTGCCCGTGGAGGTGGCCTACCAGCGCGGCTACTTCGATGAGGAGATGAGCCGCGTGCTGGCGGACCCCAGTGACGACACCAAGGGCTTCTTCGACCCCAACACCCACGAGAACCTCACCTACCTGCAGCTGCTGGAGCGCTGTGTGGAGGACCCCGAGACGGGCCTGCGCCTCCTGCCACTGAAAGGGGCAGAGAAGGCTGAAGTGGTGGAGACCACTCAGGTGTACACTGAGGAGGAGACCCGGAGGGCGTTCGAGGAGACACAGATTGACATCCCTGGTGGTGGCAGCCGTGGTGGCTCCACCATGTCCCTGTGGGAGGTCATGCAGTCAGACCTGATCCCTGAGGATCAGCGGGCCCGGCTGATGGCTGACTTCCAGGCTGGCCGGGTGACCAAGGAGCGCATGATCATTATCATCATCGAGATCATCGAGAAGACCGAGATCATCCGGCAGCAGAACCTCACTTCCTATGACTATGTGCGCCGCCGCCTCACTGCCGAGGACCTGTATGAGGCCCGGATCATCTCGCTGGAGACCTACAACCTCCTCCGGGAGGGCACCAAGAGCCTCCGTGAAGTCCTGGAGGCAGAGTCTGCCTGGCGCTACCTCTATGGCACAGGCTCGGTGGCTGGCGTTTACCTGCCTGGCTCTAGGCAGACGCTGACCATCTACCAGGCCCTCAAGAAGGGGCTGCTAAGTGCTGAGGTGGCCCGCTTGCTGCTGGAGGCCCAGGCGGCCACCGGCTTCTTGCTGGACCCAGTGAAGGGTGAGCGGCTGACTGTGGATGAGGCTGTACGGAAGGGACTGGTGGGCCCCGAGCTGCATGACCGGCTGCTCTCAGCAGAGCGGGCAGTGACTGGGTACCGTGACCCTTACACCGAGCAGACCATCTCGCTCTTCCAGGCCATGAAGAAGGAGCTGATCCCTGCTGAGGAGGCCCTGCGGCTGCTGGATGCCCAGCTGGCTACAGGAGGTATTGTGGACCCCCGCCTGGGCTTCCATCTACCGTTGGAGGTAGCCTACCAGCGTGGCTACCTCAACAAGGACACCCACGACCAGCTGTCGGAGCCCAGCGAGGTGCGCAGCTACGTGGACCCCTCTACCGACGAGCGCCTCAGCTACACGCAACTGCTCAGGCGGTGTCGCCGTGACGAGAGCAGCGGCCAGATGCTCCTGCCACTCTCAGACGCCCGCAAACTGACCTTCCGTGGCCTACGCAAGCAGATCACCGTGGAGGAACTGGTGCGCTCACAGGTCATGGATGAAGCCACGGCACTGCAGCTGCAGGAGGGCCTCACCTCCATTGAGGAGGTCACCAAGAACCTGCAGAAGTTCCTTGAGGGCACCAGTTGCATTGCCGGAGTCTTCGTCGATGCCACCAAGGAGCGACTCTCCGTGTACCAGGCCATGAAGAAGGGCATCATCCGCCCTGGCACGGCCTTTGAGCTCCTGGAGGCGCAGGCGGCCACTGGCTACGTCATCGACCCCATCAAGGGGCTCAAGCTGACCGTGGAGGAAGCTGTGCGCATGGGCATCGTGGGCCCTGAGTTCAAGGACAAGCTGCTGTCCGCTGAGCGTGCCGTCACCGGCTACAAGGACCCTTACTCTGGGAAGCTCATCTCTCTCTTCCAAGCCATGAAGAAGGGCCTGATCCTGAAGGACCATGGCATCCGTTTGTTGGAGGCCCAGATCGCCACAGGTGGCATCATCGACCCTGAGGAGAGTCATCGGCTACCTGTGGAGGTGGCCTACAAGCGTGGCCTCTTTGATGAGGAGATGAATGAGATCCTGACTGATCCTTCGGATGATACCAAGGGCTTCTTCGACCCCAATACAGAGGAAAATCTCACCTACTTGCAGCTGATGGAACGCTGCATCACTGACCCCCAGACAGGCCTGTGCCTCCTGCCgctgaaggagaaaaagagagagcgcAAGACGTCCTCCAAGTCCTCTGTGCGCAAGCGCCGCGTTGTGATCGTGGACCCTGAGACAGGCAAGGAGATGTCAGTGTATGAGGCCTACCGCAAGGGGCTCATTGACCACCAGACGTACTTGGAGCTGTCTGAGCAGGAGTGTGAGTGGGAGGAGATCACTATTTCCTCCTCAGATGGTGTGGTCAAGTCCATGATCATTGACCGCCGCTCAGGCCGCCAGTATGACATCGATGATGCCATCACCAAGAACCTCATTGACCGGTCAGCACTGGACCAGTACCGTGCCGGCACACTCTCCATCACTGAGTTTGCTGACATGCTCTCAGGCAATGCTGGTGGCTTCCGCTCCCGCTCCTCCTCGGTGGGCTCGTCTTCCTCCTACCCCATCAGCCCTGCAGTCTCCAGGACCCAGCTGGCCTCCTGGTCCGACCCCACTGAGGAGACAGGCCCAGTGGCTGGCATCCTGGACACAGAGACGCTGGAGAAGGTGTCCATCACAGAGGCCATGCACCGCAACCTAGTGGACAACATCACCGGGCAGCGGCTGCTGGAGGCCCAGGCCTGCACTGGGGGCATTATTGACCCCAGCACGGGGGAGCGCTTCCCTGTTACTGAGGCTGTCAACAAAGGCCTAGTAGACAAGATCATGGTGGACCGCATCAACCTCGCCCAAAAGGCCTTCTGTGGCTTTGAGGACCCACGCACCAAGACCAAGATGTCAGCTGCCCAGGCCCTGAAGAAGGGCTGGTTGTACTACGAGGCAGGCCAGCGCTTCCTGGAGGTGCAGTACCTGACAGGCGGCCTGATTGAGCCCGACCTGCCGGGCCGAGTGCCTCTGGACGAGGCCCTGCAGCGGGGCACTGTGGACGCCCGCACGGCGCAGAAGCTGCGCGATGTCAGCGCGTACTCCAAGTACCTCACCTGCCCCAAGACCAAGCTCAAGATCTCCTACAAGGACGCGCTGGACCGCAGCATGGTGGAGGAGGGCACAGGGCTGCGGCTGCTGGAGGCTTCTGCCCAGTCCAGCAAGGGCTACTACAGCCCCTACAGTGTCAGCGGCTCTGGCTCCACTGCTGGCTCGCGGACCGGCTCGCGCACCGGCTCCCGGGCTGGCTCCCGCCGAGGCAGCTTCGATGCCACCGGTTCTGGTTTCTCCAtgaccttctcttcctcctcctactCTTCCTCGGGCTATGGCCGCCGCTATGCCTCGGGCCCCTCCACCTCCCTGGGGGGCCCTGAGTCTGCAGTGGCCTGA